A region of Diospyros lotus cultivar Yz01 chromosome 3, ASM1463336v1, whole genome shotgun sequence DNA encodes the following proteins:
- the LOC127797895 gene encoding CLAVATA3/ESR (CLE)-related protein 41-like, which produces MATFRTSSSSTSTSDQISINSSNLYLVFLGLLFIVFLVLVHSEIPPNPPSMAATRRLQYSHASSPAASSTNSHLTKTLKPQTSSSSSSSTPSRREFEGAAHAVPSGPNPISNR; this is translated from the coding sequence ATGGCAACATTCAGAACATCATCGTCGTCGACATCAACCTCTGATCAAATCTCCATCAACTCATCGAACCTTTACCTTGTCTTTCTCGGCCTTCTCTTCATCGTCTTCCTCGTCCTCGTCCACTCTGAAATTCCTCCAAACCCACCTTCCATGGCCGCCACCCGGAGGCTCCAGTATTCCCATGCTTCTTCACCTGCTGCATCTTCAACGAATTCCCACCTCACGAAAACCCTAAAACCgcagacttcttcttcttcttcttcttcaactccaAGTCGCAGAGAGTTCGAAGGTGCTGCTCATGCAGTTCCAAGCGGGCCAAACCCCATTTCAAACAGGTGA